The following coding sequences lie in one Flavobacterium cyclinae genomic window:
- a CDS encoding Lrp/AsnC family transcriptional regulator — protein sequence MSKFRLDEVDHQILDMLIDNTRVPFTDIAKKLLISAGTVHVRVKKMEDAGIIQGSSLTLDYEKLGYSFIAYVGVFLHNTSQTKFVLERINQIPFVTVAHVTTGKFNIFCKIRAKDTKHAKEVIFMIDDIEGVYRTETMISLEESINDKKRLMHTIFKEL from the coding sequence ATGAGTAAGTTTCGTTTAGATGAAGTAGATCATCAAATTTTGGACATGTTGATTGATAATACGAGGGTTCCTTTTACAGATATTGCAAAAAAATTATTGATTTCTGCTGGAACTGTACATGTTAGAGTTAAAAAGATGGAAGATGCTGGTATTATTCAAGGCTCTTCTTTAACGTTAGATTATGAGAAATTAGGATATTCTTTTATTGCTTATGTTGGGGTTTTCTTGCATAATACATCTCAAACTAAATTTGTATTAGAAAGAATCAATCAAATTCCTTTTGTTACGGTTGCGCATGTAACTACTGGAAAATTTAATATTTTCTGTAAAATTAGAGCAAAAGATACGAAACATGCAAAAGAGGTTATCTTTATGATTGATGATATTGAAGGTGTTTACAGAACAGAAACAATGATTTCTTTAGAAGAAAGTATTAATGACAAAAAACGTTTAATGCATACTATTTTTAAAGAATTGTAA
- a CDS encoding M14 family zinc carboxypeptidase, translating to MDYLQLATQYLESNLKGKYIHLDTILPLLESLKNHFEIIEIGNSVQSRPIHQVKIGSGKTKILMWSQMHGNESTTTKGLFDFFNFLKSNNEIANRIKSDYTLLCIPMLNPDGAFLYTRENANKVDLNRDAFDATQPEMQLLKQVYSDFKPDYCYNLHDQRTIFGTEGFNLPATVSFLSPAFDESRAFNEVRLKAIRIINKMNKTLQSYIPNQVGRFDDSYNINCTGDFFTTQKTPTILFEAGHFADDYGRDLVRKFIFIALLSSFHVSYENVIVDKDLDDYLNIPQNNKCFYDFIYKNVKIIDNNVEKIINFAAQYSEEIENGQLKFIAKIVNVNDLQKNSKGHIEYDCEEGLFYCKGSHFPIINEKASFVINNLTEFNNGVKNN from the coding sequence ATGGATTATTTACAATTAGCAACACAATATTTGGAGTCAAATCTTAAAGGGAAATATATTCATTTGGATACCATTTTGCCTTTGTTAGAATCTTTAAAAAATCATTTCGAAATCATTGAAATTGGGAATTCTGTTCAATCTCGTCCAATTCATCAAGTTAAAATTGGTTCAGGTAAAACAAAAATTTTAATGTGGTCACAAATGCATGGTAATGAATCTACGACCACTAAAGGATTATTTGATTTCTTCAATTTCTTAAAATCGAATAATGAAATTGCAAATCGAATTAAATCGGACTATACTTTATTGTGTATTCCTATGTTGAATCCAGATGGAGCCTTCTTATATACGAGAGAAAATGCGAATAAGGTCGATTTGAATCGAGATGCTTTTGATGCTACCCAGCCTGAAATGCAGCTATTGAAGCAAGTTTATAGTGATTTTAAGCCCGATTATTGTTATAATTTACATGATCAAAGAACTATTTTTGGTACAGAAGGATTTAATTTACCTGCAACGGTTTCTTTTTTATCGCCTGCTTTTGATGAAAGTAGGGCTTTTAATGAAGTTAGATTGAAAGCTATTCGAATAATAAATAAAATGAATAAAACGTTGCAATCGTATATTCCTAATCAAGTGGGGCGTTTTGATGATAGTTATAATATAAATTGTACGGGTGATTTCTTTACAACTCAAAAAACTCCAACAATACTTTTTGAAGCGGGTCATTTTGCTGATGATTATGGGAGAGATTTAGTGAGGAAATTTATTTTTATAGCGCTTTTGAGTTCATTTCATGTAAGTTACGAAAACGTTATAGTTGATAAAGATTTGGATGATTATTTGAATATTCCTCAAAATAATAAATGTTTTTATGATTTTATTTATAAAAATGTCAAAATTATTGATAATAATGTTGAAAAAATAATTAACTTTGCAGCTCAATATTCTGAAGAAATTGAAAATGGTCAATTAAAATTTATTGCTAAGATTGTTAATGTAAACGATTTGCAAAAAAATAGTAAAGGCCACATTGAATACGATTGTGAAGAAGGTTTGTTTTATTGTAAGGGAAGTCATTTTCCGATAATTAATGAAAAAGCCAGTTTTGTTATCAATAATTTAACAGAATTTAACAATGGTGTAAAAAATAATTAA
- a CDS encoding helix-turn-helix domain-containing protein: MVNIDDFIKRLEIILDYYNLSASAFADKINVQRSSLSHLLSGRNKPSLDFIIKVIEVFPEVDLYWILNGKGQFPKSENTKTNIEVKEINVPVATIENPSGSEPDLFSNIEKAIPSTLSNNNPVESFKTENNSQEEIERIVVFFKNGTFKNYHP, translated from the coding sequence ATGGTAAACATTGATGATTTTATAAAACGACTAGAAATTATACTTGATTATTATAACTTATCCGCTTCTGCATTTGCAGATAAAATCAATGTGCAACGTTCGAGTTTATCTCACCTACTCTCAGGAAGAAACAAACCTAGTTTAGATTTTATCATTAAAGTTATAGAGGTTTTTCCTGAAGTAGATTTGTATTGGATTTTAAATGGAAAAGGGCAATTTCCTAAATCAGAAAATACTAAGACCAATATAGAAGTAAAAGAAATTAATGTTCCTGTAGCGACAATAGAAAATCCTTCCGGATCAGAACCCGATTTATTTTCAAATATTGAAAAAGCAATTCCCTCTACCCTTTCCAATAATAATCCTGTAGAATCGTTTAAAACAGAAAATAATTCACAAGAAGAAATTGAACGTATTGTCGTCTTCTTTAAAAACGGAACTTTTAAAAACTATCATCCATAA
- a CDS encoding 1-acyl-sn-glycerol-3-phosphate acyltransferase, with the protein MKQIIYKFIFCKIFGWKVVGNISQELKKCVIIAVPHTSWWDFFLGIFSRGILNLEINYVAKKELFVFPFNYFFTWTGGSSLNRQKNENKVDSISKIFNEKEVFRLAISPEGTRKKVTEWKTGFYYIALKANVPIIPVAFDYGKKEVVYHEPFYPTGDIDSDLKFLKAYYKGVIGKVPEYSFTDI; encoded by the coding sequence ATGAAACAAATTATATACAAATTTATTTTTTGTAAAATTTTTGGTTGGAAAGTTGTTGGGAACATTTCACAAGAATTAAAAAAATGTGTAATTATCGCAGTACCACATACCAGTTGGTGGGATTTTTTCCTTGGAATTTTTTCTAGAGGAATCTTAAATTTAGAGATTAATTATGTAGCAAAAAAAGAACTATTTGTTTTTCCGTTTAATTATTTTTTCACTTGGACAGGAGGCTCTTCTTTAAATCGTCAAAAAAATGAAAACAAAGTAGATTCAATTTCAAAAATTTTTAATGAAAAAGAAGTGTTTAGATTGGCAATTTCACCAGAAGGCACACGAAAAAAAGTAACCGAATGGAAAACCGGTTTTTATTATATTGCTTTGAAGGCTAATGTACCAATTATCCCAGTAGCATTCGATTATGGAAAAAAAGAAGTAGTGTATCACGAACCTTTCTATCCAACAGGTGATATTGATTCAGATTTAAAGTTTTTAAAAGCGTATTATAAAGGTGTCATTGGAAAAGTTCCCGAATATAGTTTTACCGATATTTAA
- a CDS encoding spermidine synthase: MIKRLLSFLIPIKIHQKKSVYSKNLEVTWNNGYLVLDSENTNYSFGSLQRVLKKGLKYIGYERIQNFQSILVLGVAGGSVIETLKKEIKFDGKITGVEIDAAVVEIAKKYFGLENYNNVSIVIDDAFEFVLKTREKYDLIIIDIFQDTKMPNFLYEDFFINRINFLLNVNGFILFNTMVLDYKDRRRNALYKSKFNHDYSVRLYPKIEVHNELFTIKKLA, from the coding sequence ATGATTAAGCGTTTATTGAGTTTTTTAATCCCTATAAAAATTCATCAAAAAAAATCGGTTTACAGTAAAAACCTAGAAGTTACCTGGAATAATGGCTATTTAGTTTTAGACTCTGAGAACACCAATTATTCCTTTGGCAGTTTACAACGTGTATTAAAAAAAGGATTAAAATATATAGGTTACGAGAGAATTCAGAATTTTCAATCAATTCTTGTACTAGGAGTTGCTGGCGGTAGCGTTATTGAAACATTGAAAAAAGAAATTAAATTTGATGGTAAAATTACTGGTGTAGAAATTGACGCCGCTGTAGTTGAAATAGCAAAAAAATATTTCGGCCTTGAAAATTATAACAATGTTTCGATTGTAATAGATGATGCTTTTGAGTTTGTTTTAAAAACAAGAGAAAAATACGATTTAATCATTATTGATATATTTCAAGATACGAAAATGCCAAACTTTTTATACGAAGATTTTTTTATTAATCGTATTAACTTTTTACTTAATGTAAATGGATTTATTTTATTTAATACTATGGTGTTAGATTATAAAGATAGAAGAAGAAATGCATTATATAAGAGTAAATTTAACCATGATTATTCCGTACGTTTGTATCCAAAAATTGAGGTACATAACGAATTATTCACTATTAAAAAATTAGCCTAA
- a CDS encoding potassium channel family protein, with product MSFFKKLLVGKVGKIYHHKISPIKKTILNIRAIWNNDHEEDNGIEKIVRLFLSSSQLLFPGIYIKHMATKIGYEYKDLAMDFYILAKVIFPILILINNWQTNDYVVFVLIYILLETVLYIPTLIFASDLFSQPRSYKRSMLLLFFNYLESVLSFAVFYRTGDYLNQPLNSWFDAVYYSFVTSSTIGYGDYYPVETEGKIFTILQVFLFLFFVILFMNFFSSKIKTKGYFSDKNEF from the coding sequence ATGTCGTTTTTTAAAAAATTATTGGTTGGAAAAGTAGGGAAAATTTATCATCACAAAATAAGTCCAATCAAGAAAACGATTCTTAATATCAGAGCCATTTGGAACAATGATCATGAAGAAGATAATGGAATTGAAAAAATAGTCCGTTTGTTTTTATCCTCTTCTCAATTGCTATTTCCAGGTATTTACATAAAACATATGGCCACTAAAATCGGTTATGAATACAAAGATTTAGCAATGGACTTTTATATTTTGGCCAAAGTTATTTTTCCAATTTTAATTCTAATAAACAATTGGCAAACCAACGACTATGTTGTTTTTGTATTGATTTACATTTTATTAGAAACTGTATTATACATTCCAACACTAATTTTTGCCTCTGATTTATTTTCTCAGCCTCGGTCTTATAAAAGATCAATGTTGTTACTGTTTTTTAATTATTTGGAATCTGTTTTATCTTTTGCTGTTTTTTACAGAACAGGAGATTACTTAAATCAACCGTTAAATAGTTGGTTTGATGCAGTTTATTATAGTTTTGTTACATCTTCCACTATAGGATATGGTGATTACTATCCAGTTGAAACAGAAGGGAAAATCTTTACTATTTTACAAGTATTTCTATTTTTATTTTTTGTAATTCTATTTATGAATTTCTTTTCTTCAAAAATTAAAACAAAAGGATATTTCAGTGATAAAAACGAATTTTAA
- the kdsB gene encoding 3-deoxy-manno-octulosonate cytidylyltransferase, with the protein MKIIAVIPARYASTRFPAKLMQDLGGKTVILRTYEAAISTNLFDDVFVVTDSDLIYNEIISNGGKAIMSIKEHESGSDRIAEAVEHMNVDVVINVQGDEPFINKKPLEELIEVFKNDIDKKVDLGSLMFQITDKEEINNPNNVKVITDQQGFALYFSRSVIPYPREENVGVRYMKHIGIYAFRKEALMDFYHLPMLSLEASEKLEQLRYLEYGKRIKMVETSHGSIGIDTPEDLEKARKLL; encoded by the coding sequence ATGAAAATAATAGCTGTAATTCCCGCTCGATATGCTTCTACACGTTTCCCTGCAAAATTAATGCAAGATTTGGGAGGCAAAACTGTAATTCTTCGTACGTACGAAGCAGCTATTTCTACCAATTTATTTGATGATGTTTTTGTGGTGACAGATTCCGATTTAATTTACAACGAAATTATTTCGAATGGAGGAAAAGCCATCATGTCGATAAAAGAACACGAAAGCGGAAGCGACAGAATTGCAGAAGCCGTAGAACATATGAATGTAGATGTTGTAATTAATGTTCAGGGCGATGAGCCATTTATTAATAAAAAACCATTAGAAGAACTAATTGAAGTCTTTAAAAACGATATTGATAAAAAAGTTGATTTAGGTTCTTTAATGTTTCAAATTACAGATAAAGAGGAAATTAATAATCCAAATAATGTAAAAGTAATTACAGACCAGCAAGGTTTTGCTTTATACTTTTCGCGCTCGGTTATTCCTTATCCAAGAGAAGAAAACGTGGGAGTCCGCTATATGAAACATATAGGAATTTACGCTTTTAGAAAAGAAGCCTTGATGGATTTTTACCATTTGCCTATGTTATCTTTAGAAGCTTCTGAAAAATTAGAACAACTTCGATATTTAGAATATGGGAAACGTATTAAAATGGTTGAGACTTCTCATGGAAGTATCGGAATTGATACACCTGAAGATTTAGAAAAAGCTAGAAAACTTCTTTAA
- a CDS encoding ATP-dependent DNA helicase, producing the protein MTYKLFYNLLQNNFPHQPTLKQDIFLQKMADFVMNSTTNDVFVLKGFAGTGKTTIISTVINNLAAVNMKAVLLAPTGRAAKVISNYSGKPAYTIHKRIYFPKKNKSGGVSFTLQQNKFKNTLFIVDESSMISDTNQETKFYENGSLLDDLFFYVDAGTNCKLLLIGDTAQLPPVNMTISPALDVDTLSLHYQKNVHHIELDEVMRQAIDSGILYNATQLRELLHSHFIDTFQFKLKGFKDIVRLQDGYDIQDAIHQAYDNYSIEDTAFILRSNKRANQYNQQIRASILSKESEISTGDYLMVVKNNYFWLPENSEAGFIANGDIIEILEIRKIQELYGFKFATVKIRMVDYPNQTPFDTVIMLDTIMSESPSLTYEESNKLYQEVLFDYEEERQQYKKLQKVKENPYFNALQVKFSYAITCHKSQGGQWKTVFVEQPYLPDGIDVDYVRWLYTAITRAEEKLYLIGFKDEFFEN; encoded by the coding sequence ATGACTTATAAGCTGTTTTACAATTTATTACAGAATAATTTTCCACATCAACCCACATTAAAACAAGACATTTTTCTTCAAAAAATGGCCGACTTTGTTATGAATTCAACAACAAATGATGTTTTTGTGCTAAAAGGTTTTGCAGGAACTGGTAAAACAACTATAATTTCTACTGTAATCAATAATTTAGCTGCTGTTAATATGAAAGCAGTATTACTTGCTCCTACAGGTAGAGCTGCAAAAGTGATTAGTAATTATTCTGGTAAACCCGCATACACGATTCATAAACGTATTTATTTCCCTAAAAAAAACAAATCAGGTGGAGTAAGTTTTACATTACAACAAAATAAATTTAAAAATACGCTTTTTATTGTTGATGAATCATCTATGATTTCAGATACTAATCAAGAAACCAAATTTTATGAAAATGGTTCGCTTCTTGATGATTTATTTTTTTATGTAGATGCAGGTACAAATTGCAAATTGTTACTAATTGGAGATACCGCTCAATTACCACCTGTAAACATGACGATTAGTCCAGCTTTGGATGTAGATACCTTGTCGCTTCATTATCAAAAAAATGTGCATCATATTGAATTAGATGAAGTTATGCGTCAAGCAATAGATTCGGGAATTTTATACAACGCAACTCAATTACGAGAATTACTACATTCTCATTTTATTGATACCTTTCAGTTTAAATTAAAAGGATTTAAAGATATTGTTCGATTACAAGATGGGTATGATATTCAAGATGCCATCCATCAAGCGTATGATAATTATAGTATTGAAGATACCGCTTTTATTTTGCGTTCTAATAAAAGAGCTAATCAATACAACCAACAAATTAGAGCTTCCATTTTGTCCAAAGAAAGTGAAATTTCTACCGGAGATTATTTAATGGTAGTTAAGAACAATTATTTTTGGTTACCTGAAAATTCTGAAGCGGGATTTATTGCCAATGGTGATATTATTGAAATCTTAGAAATAAGGAAAATTCAAGAATTGTATGGATTCAAATTCGCAACCGTAAAAATTAGAATGGTCGATTATCCTAATCAAACCCCTTTTGATACGGTAATCATGTTAGATACTATTATGAGCGAATCGCCTTCTTTGACGTATGAAGAATCGAATAAATTATATCAAGAAGTGTTGTTTGATTATGAAGAAGAACGCCAACAATATAAAAAACTTCAGAAAGTAAAAGAAAATCCTTATTTCAACGCACTTCAGGTGAAATTTTCGTATGCGATAACGTGTCATAAATCACAAGGGGGACAATGGAAAACGGTGTTTGTAGAACAACCTTATTTACCTGACGGAATTGATGTTGATTATGTTCGATGGTTATATACTGCCATTACCCGTGCTGAGGAAAAATTATATTTAATAGGATTTAAGGATGAGTTTTTCGAAAATTAA
- a CDS encoding DUF3822 family protein has translation MVITNNDITQKTYKKLSIQVSLSGLSFCVFDLLSHKIVNSMAIEFEKHKVLEEQLWKAFIEFPILTKSFDEIMVVHDNNLNTFVPTSLFDVHFLASYLQYNTKVFETDFFTHDVIFPYEMNNVYVPFVNINNFLLDQFDTFEYQNSNSILVKQLLDLSKNNDEKQVFVHLQKEHFEIVIVKNQQLLFYNSFHYQTPEDFIYYLLFTCEQLQLNPETISVQLLGNCSEQDNFFKIAYKYIRNCNLLDVSNTSAVLDVSSSDLRNHFILYHS, from the coding sequence ATGGTAATAACGAATAACGACATTACTCAAAAAACATATAAAAAGTTGTCCATTCAGGTTTCCTTGAGTGGACTTTCTTTTTGTGTATTTGATTTACTTTCTCATAAGATTGTCAATTCTATGGCAATTGAATTTGAAAAGCATAAAGTATTAGAAGAACAATTGTGGAAAGCATTTATAGAATTTCCAATTTTAACAAAATCATTTGATGAAATAATGGTTGTTCATGATAACAATTTAAACACTTTTGTTCCCACTTCCCTATTTGATGTTCATTTTTTAGCCAGCTACTTACAATATAATACCAAGGTTTTTGAAACTGATTTTTTTACACATGATGTTATTTTTCCTTATGAAATGAATAACGTTTATGTTCCTTTTGTAAATATTAATAATTTTTTATTGGATCAATTCGACACTTTTGAATACCAAAATTCGAATTCAATTTTAGTAAAGCAACTATTAGATTTATCAAAAAACAATGATGAAAAGCAAGTTTTTGTTCATTTACAAAAAGAACATTTTGAAATTGTTATTGTTAAAAATCAGCAATTACTATTTTATAATTCATTTCATTACCAAACTCCAGAAGATTTTATTTATTATCTCTTATTTACTTGCGAACAATTACAGTTGAATCCCGAAACGATTTCTGTACAACTCCTAGGAAATTGTTCTGAACAAGACAACTTCTTTAAAATAGCTTATAAATACATTAGAAACTGTAATTTATTAGATGTTAGTAATACTTCTGCTGTTTTAGATGTTTCTTCATCTGATTTGAGAAATCACTTTATACTTTATCATTCATGA
- the rsmD gene encoding 16S rRNA (guanine(966)-N(2))-methyltransferase RsmD, with product MRIISGKHKGRRLVAPKNLPVRPTTDMCKESLFNILNNYFNFHGLKVLDLFSGTGNISYEFASRGAGPITSVDGDMGCVNFIKKTATELDLDISVIKSDVFKFLEKSKASYDIIFADPPYDLSQENFEKIIELIFENELLDEEGMLIVEHSKHTKLDHLTNFSFSKSYGGSVFSFYEFESDEEEEYEEEDEG from the coding sequence ATGAGAATAATCTCCGGAAAACACAAAGGGCGCCGTTTGGTAGCTCCAAAAAACTTACCTGTTCGTCCTACAACCGACATGTGTAAAGAATCGTTATTCAATATATTGAATAATTACTTTAATTTTCATGGATTAAAAGTTTTGGATTTATTCTCAGGAACGGGTAATATTAGTTATGAATTCGCTTCTCGTGGTGCTGGACCAATTACAAGTGTTGATGGTGATATGGGTTGTGTGAATTTCATCAAAAAAACTGCTACTGAATTAGATTTAGATATTAGTGTAATTAAAAGTGATGTTTTTAAATTCTTAGAAAAAAGCAAAGCAAGTTATGATATTATCTTTGCTGATCCACCATATGACTTGAGTCAGGAGAACTTTGAAAAAATAATCGAATTGATTTTCGAGAATGAGCTTTTAGACGAAGAAGGAATGTTGATAGTAGAACATTCAAAACACACTAAATTAGATCATTTAACTAATTTTTCATTTTCAAAAAGTTACGGAGGTTCTGTATTTTCGTTTTATGAATTTGAAAGCGACGAAGAAGAAGAATATGAAGAGGAAGACGAAGGATAA
- the dnaX gene encoding DNA polymerase III subunit gamma/tau gives MEQFIVSARKYRPQTFKDVVGQQAITNTLLNAIETNHLAQALLFTGPRGVGKTTCARILARKINQEGYDDPFEDFSFNVFELDAASNNGVDDIRSIIDQVRIPPQTGKYKVYIIDEVHMLSQAAFNAFLKTLEEPPKHAIFILATTEKHKIIPTILSRCQIFDFKRITVKDAKEHLAEIAKEQGITFEDDALHIIAQKADGAMRDALSIFDRVVSYCGNNLTRQAVTENLNVLDFEYYIKITDLILENKIPDLLLAYNDILAKGFDGHHFIAGLASHFRDLLVCKNPATLPLLEAGEHAQSLYAAQSHKAMHDFLLKGIELANECDLKYKVSQNQRLLVELCLMQLASITFDGEKKK, from the coding sequence ATGGAACAATTTATCGTATCAGCTCGTAAATATCGTCCGCAAACATTTAAAGATGTTGTGGGGCAACAAGCTATTACCAATACGTTGTTGAATGCTATTGAAACCAATCATTTGGCACAAGCCTTATTATTTACAGGACCTCGTGGTGTTGGAAAAACAACTTGTGCAAGAATTCTAGCCCGAAAAATCAATCAAGAAGGTTATGATGATCCGTTTGAGGATTTCTCATTTAACGTTTTTGAATTAGATGCGGCTTCTAATAATGGTGTTGATGATATTAGAAGTATTATCGACCAAGTTAGAATACCACCACAAACTGGAAAATATAAGGTTTATATCATTGACGAGGTGCACATGCTTTCTCAAGCGGCTTTTAATGCTTTCTTAAAGACATTGGAAGAACCACCTAAGCATGCCATTTTCATTTTAGCAACAACCGAGAAACATAAAATTATTCCAACGATTTTATCGCGTTGCCAAATTTTTGATTTCAAAAGAATTACGGTTAAAGATGCGAAAGAACACTTAGCCGAAATTGCGAAAGAACAAGGCATTACATTTGAAGATGATGCGCTTCACATCATTGCTCAAAAGGCTGATGGTGCTATGCGTGATGCTTTGTCTATTTTTGACCGAGTAGTTTCTTATTGTGGAAATAACTTAACCAGACAAGCCGTTACCGAAAATTTAAATGTTTTAGATTTTGAATATTACATCAAAATCACCGATTTAATTTTAGAAAATAAAATTCCAGATTTGCTTTTAGCTTACAATGACATTTTAGCAAAAGGTTTTGATGGGCATCATTTTATTGCTGGTTTGGCTTCGCATTTCAGAGATTTATTAGTGTGTAAAAATCCGGCAACTTTACCTTTATTGGAAGCTGGTGAACATGCTCAAAGTTTGTATGCAGCGCAATCACATAAAGCCATGCACGATTTCTTATTAAAAGGAATTGAATTAGCAAATGAATGCGATTTGAAATATAAAGTCAGTCAAAATCAACGTCTTTTAGTCGAGCTTTGTTTGATGCAATTAGCCTCTATCACTTTTGATGGAGAAAAAAAAAAGTAG
- a CDS encoding DNA polymerase III subunit gamma/tau, translated as MPEIPKPVLTNLNPTGTKVSALSLASIKAKKELEAQQQTVQRHREDLPSEAFNETDMLLQWNKFAQKMVDSGKRLMATYMQMNDPTLDGTKITLELPNQSTKEEFLSGSIELLGYLRGKLHNHDITIEVVVNETTENKYAFTPQEKFERLKQINPALDLLRKTFDLDV; from the coding sequence GTGCCTGAAATTCCGAAACCTGTTTTAACGAATTTAAATCCGACAGGAACTAAAGTTTCAGCACTCTCATTAGCGAGTATTAAAGCAAAAAAAGAGTTGGAAGCCCAACAACAAACCGTTCAAAGACATCGCGAAGATTTACCTTCTGAAGCCTTTAACGAAACCGACATGTTGTTGCAATGGAATAAATTTGCCCAAAAAATGGTAGACAGTGGAAAACGTTTGATGGCAACGTATATGCAAATGAATGATCCTACATTAGATGGAACAAAAATCACGCTGGAACTTCCAAATCAAAGTACAAAAGAAGAGTTTTTATCAGGTTCGATTGAATTGTTAGGATATTTAAGAGGTAAATTACACAACCATGATATTACCATTGAAGTGGTTGTAAATGAAACTACCGAAAATAAATACGCCTTTACTCCACAAGAGAAATTTGAACGTTTAAAACAAATTAATCCAGCTTTAGATTTATTGAGAAAGACGTTTGATTTGGATGTTTAG
- a CDS encoding restriction endonuclease, translating into MKKIEIPKFHETFNPILEILSNGEMIHTRELQDLVIEKYYSDLPEEMLNEKTKSGEVLINNRIAWGKSYLKKGGYIFYPERGHVKITEKGLSQKSSLTLKDVEQGTNILDFYTEENLKSNKSATDIKVIDNASPQDLIDEGFSKIETEVKNDLLDKLKVINPYYFEKVILILLKKMGYGDFIETSKSSDGGIDGIINEDKLGLDKIYIQAKRFNENKVREKDIRNFIGAMSGDTNKGVFVTTSLFDKGAVEKAKNAHHKIILIDGIKLVDLMHEFNVGVQIKSVYEVKQLDEDFFEEQ; encoded by the coding sequence ATGAAAAAAATTGAAATACCAAAATTCCATGAAACATTTAATCCAATTTTAGAAATATTGAGCAATGGAGAAATGATTCATACAAGAGAATTACAGGATTTGGTTATTGAGAAATACTATTCAGATTTACCTGAGGAAATGCTTAATGAGAAAACAAAATCTGGAGAAGTATTGATCAATAATAGAATTGCATGGGGAAAATCTTATCTAAAAAAAGGTGGATATATTTTTTATCCAGAAAGAGGTCATGTTAAAATTACAGAAAAAGGTTTAAGTCAAAAGTCAAGTTTGACATTAAAAGACGTTGAACAAGGTACAAATATTCTTGATTTTTATACAGAAGAGAATTTAAAGTCAAATAAATCTGCAACTGATATAAAAGTAATTGATAATGCTTCACCTCAAGACTTAATTGATGAAGGTTTTTCAAAAATTGAAACAGAAGTTAAGAATGATTTATTAGATAAGTTAAAAGTTATCAATCCATATTATTTTGAAAAAGTCATTCTAATATTATTGAAGAAAATGGGTTATGGAGATTTTATAGAAACTTCTAAATCTTCTGATGGTGGAATTGATGGAATCATAAATGAAGATAAATTAGGTTTGGATAAAATTTATATTCAAGCTAAAAGATTTAATGAAAATAAGGTAAGAGAAAAAGATATCAGAAATTTTATTGGTGCTATGAGTGGCGATACAAATAAAGGTGTTTTTGTAACTACTTCCTTATTTGACAAAGGAGCAGTTGAAAAAGCTAAAAACGCTCATCATAAAATAATATTGATTGACGGAATTAAATTGGTTGATTTGATGCACGAATTTAATGTTGGTGTACAAATTAAATCTGTTTATGAAGTCAAACAATTAGATGAAGATTTCTTTGAAGAACAATAG